One genomic segment of Acanthochromis polyacanthus isolate Apoly-LR-REF ecotype Palm Island chromosome 9, KAUST_Apoly_ChrSc, whole genome shotgun sequence includes these proteins:
- the kif1ab gene encoding kinesin-like protein KIF1A isoform X1 yields MAGASVKVAVRVRPFNSREIGKESKCIIQMSGNTTTILNPKQPKENKSFNFDFSYWSHTTPEDINYASQMQVYKDIGEEMLLHAFEGYNVCIFAYGQTGAGKSYTMMGRQEKDQQGIIPLLCEDLFTKISDSNNDNSMSYSVEVSYMEIYCERVRDLLNPKNKGNLRVREHPLMGPYVEDLSKLAVTSYNDIQDLMDSGNKARTVAATNMNETSSRSHAVFNIIFTQKKHDMETDNTSEKVSKISLVDLAGSERADSTGAKGTRLKEGANINKSLTTLGKVISALAELDSAPNKNKKKKKVESFIPYRDSVLTWLLRENLGGNSRTAMVAALSPADINYDETLSTLRYADRAKQIRCNAVINEDPNNRLVRELKEEVARLKDLLYAQGLGDIIENLCDYKNFVNNRQAVNQRGDLSTVTNAMTGMSPSPSLSVLSSRAGSINNLHDRIFSPASEEAIERLKETEKIIAELNETWEEKLRRTEAIRMEREALLAEMGVAMREDGGTVGVFSPKKTPHLVNLNEDPLMSECLLYYIKDGTTKVGRENAKSRQDIVLSGHFIRDEHCTFSSTTGPQGEGCVILEPCEGAETYVNGKRVTSPIVLRSGNRIIMGKSHVFRFNDPEQARLERERTPCAETPVEPVDWAFAQRELLEKQGIDMKQEMEQRLQELEDQYRKEREEASNLLEQQRLDYESKLEALQKQVDSRYLESPEEEEEPEEEVPWTKRETELALWAFRKWRFYQFTSLRDLLWGNAIFLKEANAISVELKKKVQFQFVLLTDTLYSPLPPDLLPPSVAKERERRPFPRTIVAVEVQDQKNGATHYWTLEKLRQRLDLMREMYDRAAELPSSAVEDCDHALTGGDPFYDRFPWFRLVGRAFVYLSNLLYPVPLVHRVAIVSEKGEVKGFLRVAVQAISADEEAPDYGSGVRQSGTAKISFEDKQFEKFQTESCPGGLSHSNTSQEELRIVEGEGQNTETGISADEVNNNTCEATQEVPQSPVKSLGLGLDLPLDLSPEKALSHLKIGSTFTFRVTVLQASSISAEYADIFCQFNFIHRHDEAFSTEPLKNTGRGPPLGFYHVQNITVEVTKSFTEYIKTQPIVFEVFGHYQKQPFPPLCKDLISPLRPSRRQFPRVMPLSKPVPATKLSTLTRSTAGPCHAKYDLMVFFEICELEANGDYIPAVVDHRGGMPCHGTFLLHQGIQRRITVTIAHETGNDIEWKEVKELVIGRIRNTPEADETIIDPNILSLNILSSGYFWPKHDDNVSLGVDHRTFYRFEAAWDSSMHNSLLLNRVTPYGEKIYITLSAYLEMENCTQPTVITKDFCMVFYSRDAKLPASRSIRNLFSTGCLRPSESNRVTGVYEMTLCHVADNGSPGMQRRRRRVLDTSVAYVRGEENLAGWRPRSDSLILDHQWELEKLSLLQEVEKTRHYLLLREKLEATLQAGQDALYKSSDISDFAKSPVLSHSPGSSPAPDSPNQRQRELAAKCLRLLMHTFNREYSQVSSSASESKLSEMSASLMRDTSSSGLSTLTPSSTCPSLVEGHYDIRHTEPSSGASTPDLDPYSPVDRKKALRGCTFVPDIQEIRVSPIVSKKGYLHFLEPHTSGWVKRYVVVRRPYVYLYRSERDSVERAVINLSSAKVEYSEDKQTLLRTPNTFAVCTEHRGILLQATNDKEMHDWLYAFNPLLAGTIRSKLSRRKSIQSVPAAQRM; encoded by the exons ATGGCGGGGGCCTCGGTGAAGGTGGCGGTGAGGGTCCGACCCTTCAACTCCAGGGAGATCGGGAAGGAGAGCAAGTGCATCATTCAGATGTCAGGAAACACAACGA CAATCCTGAACCCCAAACAGCCCAAGGAAAACAAGAGCTTCAACTTTGACTTTTCTTACTGGTCACACACCACG CCTGAGGACATCAACTATGCGTCCCAGATGCAGGTGTACAAGGACATCGGAGAGGAGATGCTGCTTCACGCCTTTGAAGGCTACAACGTGTGTATATTTGCATACGGACAGACGGGAGCAGGCAAAAGCTACACCATGATGGGCCGACAGGAAAAAGACCAGCAGGGAATCATTCCTCTG ctgtgCGAGGACCTTTTCACCAAGATCAGTGACAGCAATAATGACAACAGCATGTCTTACTCTGTGGAG GTCAGTTACATGGAGATCTACTGTGAGCGTGTACGTGACCTGCTGAACcccaaaaacaaaggaaacctGCGTGTCCGAGAGCACCCACTGATGGGACCCTACGTCGAAGATCTGTCCAAACTCGCCGTCACCTCCTATAACGACATCCAGGACCTGATGGATTCTGGAAACAAGGCCAG GACTGTGGCAGCCACCAACATGAACGAGACCAGCAGCCGCTCCCACGCCGTCTTCAACATCATCTTCACGCAGAAGAAACACGACATGGAGACGGACAACACATCAGAAAAG GTCAGCAAGATCAGTCTGGTGGACTTGGCTGGCAGTGAGAGAGCCGACTCAACCGGAGCTAAAGGAACCAGACTGAAG GAAGGAGCAAACATCAACAAATCTCTGACCACACTGGGGAAGGTTATTTCTGCTCTGGCTGAACTG GACTCAGCACCGAACAAG aacaagaaaaagaagaaggtgGAGAGTTTTATCCCCTACAGAGATTCAGTTCTGACTTGGCTACTGAGGGAGAACTTGG GAGGAAACTCTCGCACAGCCATGGTGGCTGCCCTCAGCCCTGCAGATATTAACTATGATGAAACCCTCAGTACCCTCCG TTATGCTGATCGTGCCAAACAGATCCGCTGCAACGCTGTGATCAATGAGGACCCCAACAACCGGCTGGTGCGCGAGCTGAAAGAGGAGGTGGCTCGTCTCAAAGACCTGCTGTACGCTCAGGGCCTGGGAGACATCATAGAGA ATCTGTGCGATTACAAGAACTTTGTGAATAATCGCCAGGCTGTCAATCAAAGGGGTGATCTCTCCACAGTGACAAATGCCATGACGGGAATGAGCCCCTCTCCCTCGCTCTCCGTCCTGTCCAGCCGCGCCGGCTCCATCAACAACCTCCACGATCGCATTTTCAGCCCAGCCAGCGAAGAGGCGATCGAAAGGCTCAAG GAAACTGAGAAAATCATCGCAGAGCTGAATGAGACATGGGAAGAGAAGCTGCGTCGTACCGAGGCGATCCGAATGGAGAG GGAGGCCCTGCTGGCTGAAATGGGTGTAGCCATGAGAGAAGATGGAGGCACTGTAGGCGTCTTCTCCCCCAAAAAG ACCCCTCATCTGGTGAACCTCAACGAGGACCCGCTGATGTCCGAGTGTCTTCTGTATTACATCAAAGACGGCACCACCAA GGTGGGCCGTGAAAATGCCAAGAGTCGCCAAGACATCGTTCTCAGCGGCCATTTTATTAGAGACGAACACTGCACCTTCAGCAGCACCACCGGCCCTCAGGGAGAAG GATGCGTTATCCTGGAGCCATGTGAGGGAGCAGAGACTTACGTGAACGGAAAGAGAGTGACCTCTCCTATTGTTCTGCGCTCTG GGAACCGCATCATCATGGGCAAGAGCCACGTGTTCCGCTTCAACGACCCGGAGCAGGCTCGTCTAGAGCGAGAGAGGACGCCGTGCGCCGAGACGCCGGTGGAGCCCGTCGACTGGGCCTTCGCTCAGAGAGAGCTGCTGGAGAAACAAGGCATCGACATGAAGCAGGAGATGGAGCAGAG GCTTCAGGAGCTCGAGGATCAATACCgcaaagaaagagaagaagccaGTAACTTGCTGGAACAGCAGAGACTG gACTATGAGAGTAAACTGGAGGCCCTTCAGAAACAGGTGGACTCTCGGTACCTGGAGTCacctgaggaagaggaggagcccGAAGAGGAAG TGCCGTGGACAAAGCGAGAGACGGAGCTGGCGCTGTGGGCTTTCAGGAAGTGGCGTTTCTACCAGTTCACCTCCCTCAGAGATCTGCTGTGGGGCAACGCCATCTTCCTCAAAGAAGCAAATGCTATTAGTGTGGAGCTGAAGAAGAAG GTGCAGTTCCAGTTCGTCCTGTTGACAGACACACTCTACTCTCCTCTGCCTCCCGACCTGCTGCCCCCCAGTGTGgccaaagagagggagagacgaCCTTTCCCTCGAACGATAGTAGCTGTAGAAGTGCAAGATCAAAAGAACGGAGCTACACATTACTGGACTCTGGAAAAACTCAG GCAGAGGCTGGACCTGATGAGAGAGATGTATGACCGAGCTGCTGAGCTGCCCAGCAGTGCTGTGGAGGACTGTGACCACGCCCTGACAGGAGGAGACCCCTTCTACGACCGATTCCCCTGGTTCCGCCTAGTTGGCAG GGCTTTTGTGTACCTGAGTAACCTGCTGTATCCGGTGCCGCTGGTGCATCGTGTGGCCATCGTCAGTGAGAAAGGAGAGGTGAAAGGCTTCCTCAGGGTGGCTGTGCAGGCCATCTCAG cTGATGAGGAGGCCCCCGATTATGGCTCTGGTGTGAGGCAGTCAGGCACTGCCAAGATCTCCTTTGAAGACAAACAGTTTGAGAAG TTCCAGACTGAGTCGTGTCCTGGTGGTCTGTCGCACTCCAACACCTCCCAGGAGGAGCTGAGAATTGTGGAGGGAGAAGGACAGAACACTGAGACGGGAATCTCTGCAGATGAAGTCAACAACAACACCTGTGAAG CCACACAGGAAGTTCCTCAAAGCCCAGTGAAGAGTTTAGGTCTGGGTCTGGATCTTCCTCTGGATCTGTCTCCAGAAAAAGCTCTGTCCCACCTCAAGATTGGCAGCACATTCACCTTCAGAGTCACCGTCTTACAGGCTTCCAGCATCTCGGCAGAATACGCCGACATCTTCTGTCAGTTCAA cttcattCATCGTCATGATGAAGCTTTCTCCACTGAGCCGCTGAAGAACACCGGCCGAGGACCTCCGCTGGGCTTCTACCATGTCCAAAAT atCACAGTGGAGGTGACCAAGTCCTTCACGGAGTACATCAAGACTCAGCCCATCGTGTTTGAGGTGTTCGGACACTATCAGAAGCAGCCCTTCCCTCCACTCTGCAAAGATTTGATCAG TCCGCTGAGACCCTCCAGGAGGCAGTTCCCTCGAGTAATGCCGTTATCCAAACCAG TGCCGGCCACCAAGCTCAGCACTCTGACTCGCTCCACTGCAGGACCTTGTCACGCCAAATACGACCTCATGGTCTTCTTTGAGATCTGTGAGCTGGAAGCTAATGGAGA CTACATCCCAGCTGTCGTTGACCACAGAGGAGGGATGCCCTGCCACGGGACATTCCTCCTACATCAG GGCATTCAGAGGAGGATCACAGTTACCATTGCTCATGAAACCGGAAATGATATTGAGTGGAAAGAGGTGAAGGAGCTGGTTATCG GTCGTATTCGAAACACACCGGAGGCCGATGAGACCATCATAGACCCCAACATCCTCTCCCTCAACATCCTCTCATCTGGATACTTTTGGCCAAAACATGACGACAA CGTGTCCTTGGGAGTTGATCATAG AACCTTCTACCGATTTGAGGCAGCGTGGGACAGCTCCATGCACAACTCTCTGCTTCTGAACAGAGTCACTCCATACGGGGAGAAGATCTACATCACTCTCTCTGCTTATCTCGAG ATGGAGAACTGCACTCAACCGACTGTTATCACCAAAGATTTCTGCATGGTATTTTACTCTCGTGACGCGAAGCTGCCGGCGTCTCGCTCCATCAGAAACCTCTTCAGCACCGGCTGCCTTCGGCCCTCTGAGAG TAACCGTGTAACTGGAGTCTATGAAATGACTCTGTGCCATGTGGCCGACAACGGAAGTCCAG GCATGCAGCGTCGTCGCAGGCGTGTGCTGGACACCTCGGTGGCGTACGTCCGAGGGGAGGAGAACCTGGCTGGATGGAGGCCTCGCAGCGACAGCCTCATTCTTGACCACCAGTGGGAGCTGGAGAAGCTCAGCTTACTGCAGGAG GTGGAGAAGACCAGGCACTACCTGCTGCTGAGGGAGAAGCTGGAGGCGACTCTGCAGGCGGGACAGGATGCTCTCTACAAGAGCAGCGACATCAGCGACTTTGCAAAGAGTCCCGTCCTCAGCCACAGTCCCGGCAGCAGCCCGGCCCCCGACAGCCCCAACCAGAGGCAGAGGGAGCTGGCTGCTAAG TGTCTGCGTCTGCTGATGCACACCTTCAACAGGGAGTACAGCCAGGTGAGCAGCAGTGCCAGTGAGAGCAAG CTGTCTGAGATGTCGGCATCGCTAATGAGAGACACGTCTTCTTCTGGACTGAGCACGCTCACTCCCTCTTCTACCTGCCCCTCACTGGTGGAGGGACATTATGACATTAG ACACACTGAGCCCAGTTCAGGAGCATCCACACCAGACCTGGACCCGTACAGCCCAGTGGACAGAAAGAAAGCCCTCAGAGGATGCACCTTTGTTCCTGATATACAGGAGATTCGTGTCAG TCCCATCGTGTCAAAGAAGGGCTACCTGCACTTCCTGGAGCCCCACACCAGTGGCTGGGTGAAGCGTTACGTGGTGGTGCGCAGACCCTACGTCTACTTGTACCGCAGCGAGAGGGACAGCGTGGAGAGAGCCGTCATCAACCTGTCCTCTGCAAAGGTGGAATACAGTGAAGACAAGCAGACTTTACTGCGG ACCCCCAACACGTTTGCAGTGTGCACTGAGCATCGTGGGATCCTGCTGCAGGCCACCAATGACAAAGAGATGCATGACTGGCTGTATGCTTTTAACCCGCTGTTAGCCGGCACCATCAG GTCAAAGCTCTCCAGGAGAAAGTCGATCCAGTCGGTTCCAGCTGCTCAGAGGATGTGA
- the kif1ab gene encoding kinesin-like protein KIF1A isoform X3 gives MAGASVKVAVRVRPFNSREIGKESKCIIQMSGNTTTILNPKQPKENKSFNFDFSYWSHTTPEDINYASQMQVYKDIGEEMLLHAFEGYNVCIFAYGQTGAGKSYTMMGRQEKDQQGIIPLLCEDLFTKISDSNNDNSMSYSVEVSYMEIYCERVRDLLNPKNKGNLRVREHPLMGPYVEDLSKLAVTSYNDIQDLMDSGNKARTVAATNMNETSSRSHAVFNIIFTQKKHDMETDNTSEKVSKISLVDLAGSERADSTGAKGTRLKEGANINKSLTTLGKVISALAELDSAPNKNKKKKKVESFIPYRDSVLTWLLRENLGGNSRTAMVAALSPADINYDETLSTLRYADRAKQIRCNAVINEDPNNRLVRELKEEVARLKDLLYAQGLGDIIEMTNAMTGMSPSPSLSVLSSRAGSINNLHDRIFSPASEEAIERLKETEKIIAELNETWEEKLRRTEAIRMEREALLAEMGVAMREDGGTVGVFSPKKTPHLVNLNEDPLMSECLLYYIKDGTTKVGRENAKSRQDIVLSGHFIRDEHCTFSSTTGPQGEGCVILEPCEGAETYVNGKRVTSPIVLRSGNRIIMGKSHVFRFNDPEQARLERERTPCAETPVEPVDWAFAQRELLEKQGIDMKQEMEQRLQELEDQYRKEREEASNLLEQQRLDYESKLEALQKQVDSRYLESPEEEEEPEEEVPWTKRETELALWAFRKWRFYQFTSLRDLLWGNAIFLKEANAISVELKKKVQFQFVLLTDTLYSPLPPDLLPPSVAKERERRPFPRTIVAVEVQDQKNGATHYWTLEKLRQRLDLMREMYDRAAELPSSAVEDCDHALTGGDPFYDRFPWFRLVGRAFVYLSNLLYPVPLVHRVAIVSEKGEVKGFLRVAVQAISADEEAPDYGSGVRQSGTAKISFEDKQFEKFQTESCPGGLSHSNTSQEELRIVEGEGQNTETGISADEVNNNTCEATQEVPQSPVKSLGLGLDLPLDLSPEKALSHLKIGSTFTFRVTVLQASSISAEYADIFCQFNFIHRHDEAFSTEPLKNTGRGPPLGFYHVQNITVEVTKSFTEYIKTQPIVFEVFGHYQKQPFPPLCKDLISPLRPSRRQFPRVMPLSKPVPATKLSTLTRSTAGPCHAKYDLMVFFEICELEANGDYIPAVVDHRGGMPCHGTFLLHQGIQRRITVTIAHETGNDIEWKEVKELVIGRIRNTPEADETIIDPNILSLNILSSGYFWPKHDDNVSLGVDHRTFYRFEAAWDSSMHNSLLLNRVTPYGEKIYITLSAYLEMENCTQPTVITKDFCMVFYSRDAKLPASRSIRNLFSTGCLRPSESNRVTGVYEMTLCHVADNGSPGMQRRRRRVLDTSVAYVRGEENLAGWRPRSDSLILDHQWELEKLSLLQEVEKTRHYLLLREKLEATLQAGQDALYKSSDISDFAKSPVLSHSPGSSPAPDSPNQRQRELAAKCLRLLMHTFNREYSQVSSSASESKLSEMSASLMRDTSSSGLSTLTPSSTCPSLVEGHYDIRHTEPSSGASTPDLDPYSPVDRKKALRGCTFVPDIQEIRVSPIVSKKGYLHFLEPHTSGWVKRYVVVRRPYVYLYRSERDSVERAVINLSSAKVEYSEDKQTLLRTPNTFAVCTEHRGILLQATNDKEMHDWLYAFNPLLAGTIRSKLSRRKSIQSVPAAQRM, from the exons ATGGCGGGGGCCTCGGTGAAGGTGGCGGTGAGGGTCCGACCCTTCAACTCCAGGGAGATCGGGAAGGAGAGCAAGTGCATCATTCAGATGTCAGGAAACACAACGA CAATCCTGAACCCCAAACAGCCCAAGGAAAACAAGAGCTTCAACTTTGACTTTTCTTACTGGTCACACACCACG CCTGAGGACATCAACTATGCGTCCCAGATGCAGGTGTACAAGGACATCGGAGAGGAGATGCTGCTTCACGCCTTTGAAGGCTACAACGTGTGTATATTTGCATACGGACAGACGGGAGCAGGCAAAAGCTACACCATGATGGGCCGACAGGAAAAAGACCAGCAGGGAATCATTCCTCTG ctgtgCGAGGACCTTTTCACCAAGATCAGTGACAGCAATAATGACAACAGCATGTCTTACTCTGTGGAG GTCAGTTACATGGAGATCTACTGTGAGCGTGTACGTGACCTGCTGAACcccaaaaacaaaggaaacctGCGTGTCCGAGAGCACCCACTGATGGGACCCTACGTCGAAGATCTGTCCAAACTCGCCGTCACCTCCTATAACGACATCCAGGACCTGATGGATTCTGGAAACAAGGCCAG GACTGTGGCAGCCACCAACATGAACGAGACCAGCAGCCGCTCCCACGCCGTCTTCAACATCATCTTCACGCAGAAGAAACACGACATGGAGACGGACAACACATCAGAAAAG GTCAGCAAGATCAGTCTGGTGGACTTGGCTGGCAGTGAGAGAGCCGACTCAACCGGAGCTAAAGGAACCAGACTGAAG GAAGGAGCAAACATCAACAAATCTCTGACCACACTGGGGAAGGTTATTTCTGCTCTGGCTGAACTG GACTCAGCACCGAACAAG aacaagaaaaagaagaaggtgGAGAGTTTTATCCCCTACAGAGATTCAGTTCTGACTTGGCTACTGAGGGAGAACTTGG GAGGAAACTCTCGCACAGCCATGGTGGCTGCCCTCAGCCCTGCAGATATTAACTATGATGAAACCCTCAGTACCCTCCG TTATGCTGATCGTGCCAAACAGATCCGCTGCAACGCTGTGATCAATGAGGACCCCAACAACCGGCTGGTGCGCGAGCTGAAAGAGGAGGTGGCTCGTCTCAAAGACCTGCTGTACGCTCAGGGCCTGGGAGACATCATAGAGA TGACAAATGCCATGACGGGAATGAGCCCCTCTCCCTCGCTCTCCGTCCTGTCCAGCCGCGCCGGCTCCATCAACAACCTCCACGATCGCATTTTCAGCCCAGCCAGCGAAGAGGCGATCGAAAGGCTCAAG GAAACTGAGAAAATCATCGCAGAGCTGAATGAGACATGGGAAGAGAAGCTGCGTCGTACCGAGGCGATCCGAATGGAGAG GGAGGCCCTGCTGGCTGAAATGGGTGTAGCCATGAGAGAAGATGGAGGCACTGTAGGCGTCTTCTCCCCCAAAAAG ACCCCTCATCTGGTGAACCTCAACGAGGACCCGCTGATGTCCGAGTGTCTTCTGTATTACATCAAAGACGGCACCACCAA GGTGGGCCGTGAAAATGCCAAGAGTCGCCAAGACATCGTTCTCAGCGGCCATTTTATTAGAGACGAACACTGCACCTTCAGCAGCACCACCGGCCCTCAGGGAGAAG GATGCGTTATCCTGGAGCCATGTGAGGGAGCAGAGACTTACGTGAACGGAAAGAGAGTGACCTCTCCTATTGTTCTGCGCTCTG GGAACCGCATCATCATGGGCAAGAGCCACGTGTTCCGCTTCAACGACCCGGAGCAGGCTCGTCTAGAGCGAGAGAGGACGCCGTGCGCCGAGACGCCGGTGGAGCCCGTCGACTGGGCCTTCGCTCAGAGAGAGCTGCTGGAGAAACAAGGCATCGACATGAAGCAGGAGATGGAGCAGAG GCTTCAGGAGCTCGAGGATCAATACCgcaaagaaagagaagaagccaGTAACTTGCTGGAACAGCAGAGACTG gACTATGAGAGTAAACTGGAGGCCCTTCAGAAACAGGTGGACTCTCGGTACCTGGAGTCacctgaggaagaggaggagcccGAAGAGGAAG TGCCGTGGACAAAGCGAGAGACGGAGCTGGCGCTGTGGGCTTTCAGGAAGTGGCGTTTCTACCAGTTCACCTCCCTCAGAGATCTGCTGTGGGGCAACGCCATCTTCCTCAAAGAAGCAAATGCTATTAGTGTGGAGCTGAAGAAGAAG GTGCAGTTCCAGTTCGTCCTGTTGACAGACACACTCTACTCTCCTCTGCCTCCCGACCTGCTGCCCCCCAGTGTGgccaaagagagggagagacgaCCTTTCCCTCGAACGATAGTAGCTGTAGAAGTGCAAGATCAAAAGAACGGAGCTACACATTACTGGACTCTGGAAAAACTCAG GCAGAGGCTGGACCTGATGAGAGAGATGTATGACCGAGCTGCTGAGCTGCCCAGCAGTGCTGTGGAGGACTGTGACCACGCCCTGACAGGAGGAGACCCCTTCTACGACCGATTCCCCTGGTTCCGCCTAGTTGGCAG GGCTTTTGTGTACCTGAGTAACCTGCTGTATCCGGTGCCGCTGGTGCATCGTGTGGCCATCGTCAGTGAGAAAGGAGAGGTGAAAGGCTTCCTCAGGGTGGCTGTGCAGGCCATCTCAG cTGATGAGGAGGCCCCCGATTATGGCTCTGGTGTGAGGCAGTCAGGCACTGCCAAGATCTCCTTTGAAGACAAACAGTTTGAGAAG TTCCAGACTGAGTCGTGTCCTGGTGGTCTGTCGCACTCCAACACCTCCCAGGAGGAGCTGAGAATTGTGGAGGGAGAAGGACAGAACACTGAGACGGGAATCTCTGCAGATGAAGTCAACAACAACACCTGTGAAG CCACACAGGAAGTTCCTCAAAGCCCAGTGAAGAGTTTAGGTCTGGGTCTGGATCTTCCTCTGGATCTGTCTCCAGAAAAAGCTCTGTCCCACCTCAAGATTGGCAGCACATTCACCTTCAGAGTCACCGTCTTACAGGCTTCCAGCATCTCGGCAGAATACGCCGACATCTTCTGTCAGTTCAA cttcattCATCGTCATGATGAAGCTTTCTCCACTGAGCCGCTGAAGAACACCGGCCGAGGACCTCCGCTGGGCTTCTACCATGTCCAAAAT atCACAGTGGAGGTGACCAAGTCCTTCACGGAGTACATCAAGACTCAGCCCATCGTGTTTGAGGTGTTCGGACACTATCAGAAGCAGCCCTTCCCTCCACTCTGCAAAGATTTGATCAG TCCGCTGAGACCCTCCAGGAGGCAGTTCCCTCGAGTAATGCCGTTATCCAAACCAG TGCCGGCCACCAAGCTCAGCACTCTGACTCGCTCCACTGCAGGACCTTGTCACGCCAAATACGACCTCATGGTCTTCTTTGAGATCTGTGAGCTGGAAGCTAATGGAGA CTACATCCCAGCTGTCGTTGACCACAGAGGAGGGATGCCCTGCCACGGGACATTCCTCCTACATCAG GGCATTCAGAGGAGGATCACAGTTACCATTGCTCATGAAACCGGAAATGATATTGAGTGGAAAGAGGTGAAGGAGCTGGTTATCG GTCGTATTCGAAACACACCGGAGGCCGATGAGACCATCATAGACCCCAACATCCTCTCCCTCAACATCCTCTCATCTGGATACTTTTGGCCAAAACATGACGACAA CGTGTCCTTGGGAGTTGATCATAG AACCTTCTACCGATTTGAGGCAGCGTGGGACAGCTCCATGCACAACTCTCTGCTTCTGAACAGAGTCACTCCATACGGGGAGAAGATCTACATCACTCTCTCTGCTTATCTCGAG ATGGAGAACTGCACTCAACCGACTGTTATCACCAAAGATTTCTGCATGGTATTTTACTCTCGTGACGCGAAGCTGCCGGCGTCTCGCTCCATCAGAAACCTCTTCAGCACCGGCTGCCTTCGGCCCTCTGAGAG TAACCGTGTAACTGGAGTCTATGAAATGACTCTGTGCCATGTGGCCGACAACGGAAGTCCAG GCATGCAGCGTCGTCGCAGGCGTGTGCTGGACACCTCGGTGGCGTACGTCCGAGGGGAGGAGAACCTGGCTGGATGGAGGCCTCGCAGCGACAGCCTCATTCTTGACCACCAGTGGGAGCTGGAGAAGCTCAGCTTACTGCAGGAG GTGGAGAAGACCAGGCACTACCTGCTGCTGAGGGAGAAGCTGGAGGCGACTCTGCAGGCGGGACAGGATGCTCTCTACAAGAGCAGCGACATCAGCGACTTTGCAAAGAGTCCCGTCCTCAGCCACAGTCCCGGCAGCAGCCCGGCCCCCGACAGCCCCAACCAGAGGCAGAGGGAGCTGGCTGCTAAG TGTCTGCGTCTGCTGATGCACACCTTCAACAGGGAGTACAGCCAGGTGAGCAGCAGTGCCAGTGAGAGCAAG CTGTCTGAGATGTCGGCATCGCTAATGAGAGACACGTCTTCTTCTGGACTGAGCACGCTCACTCCCTCTTCTACCTGCCCCTCACTGGTGGAGGGACATTATGACATTAG ACACACTGAGCCCAGTTCAGGAGCATCCACACCAGACCTGGACCCGTACAGCCCAGTGGACAGAAAGAAAGCCCTCAGAGGATGCACCTTTGTTCCTGATATACAGGAGATTCGTGTCAG TCCCATCGTGTCAAAGAAGGGCTACCTGCACTTCCTGGAGCCCCACACCAGTGGCTGGGTGAAGCGTTACGTGGTGGTGCGCAGACCCTACGTCTACTTGTACCGCAGCGAGAGGGACAGCGTGGAGAGAGCCGTCATCAACCTGTCCTCTGCAAAGGTGGAATACAGTGAAGACAAGCAGACTTTACTGCGG ACCCCCAACACGTTTGCAGTGTGCACTGAGCATCGTGGGATCCTGCTGCAGGCCACCAATGACAAAGAGATGCATGACTGGCTGTATGCTTTTAACCCGCTGTTAGCCGGCACCATCAG GTCAAAGCTCTCCAGGAGAAAGTCGATCCAGTCGGTTCCAGCTGCTCAGAGGATGTGA